A section of the Mangifera indica cultivar Alphonso chromosome 12, CATAS_Mindica_2.1, whole genome shotgun sequence genome encodes:
- the LOC123193488 gene encoding probable serine/threonine-protein kinase At1g09600 isoform X1, translating to MGCICSKGSRANQYVAEKNAKELTKKSSKRLGSFKKENVTVVEPEGAGNEATTRLINEQPFVEDEVGISDQGGVDKKAKSHLQRRGRDVGIDAVQPQINKISSSGVGEKGAQVVAGWPSWLTAVAGEAINGWVPRKADSFEKLDKIGQGTYSSVYRARDLENNKLVALKKVRFANMDPESVRFMAREIIILRRLDHPNVMKLEGLITSRVSGSIYLIFEYMEHDLTGLAAKSGVKFTEEQIKCYMQQLLRGLEHCHSRGILHRDIKGSNLLLDYNGNLKIGDFGLATFFQSPQKQPLTSRVVTLWYRPPELLLGSTEYGASVDLWSTGCILAELFVGKPIMPGRTEVEQLHKIFKLCGSPSEEYWKRSKLPHATIFKPQHPYKRCVAETFKDFPSSALSLLEVLLATEPDVRGTATLALQSEFFTTKPLPCDPSSLPKYPPSKEFDVKLQQDTRNRKGAAGGKGHAHGTIRKVSNESKAVPAPDANAELPASIQKRQRQPNPISCSENYNPEEESGSDFPIEPVKGLTRNGCSYSGQLKQASNLGTTWSRMTSENEHFTGPSGPFGSPSGAADLKNTRSYIQPCAASFSRFSNSVADRGRSQLDCSTESRVNWKWGDDSVKHDRSTLLDKSKSSFKKDVQLSGKDSSVGYTSKKNRIHFSGPLMPPGEKLEEMLREHERQIQKAVRKARVDKTKTQKTYSDNVQTESLLHNGRDDR from the exons ATGGGCTGCATTTGCTCGAAAGGAAGTCGAGCAAACCAATATGTTGCAGAAAAAAATGCAAAGGAATTAACCAAGAAATCCTCTAAAAGATTAGGTTCGTTTAAGAAGGAGAATGTGACTGTGGTGGAGCCGGAAGGTGCCGGTAATGAAGCCACCACTCGGCTGATAAATGAACAACCATTTGTGGAGGATGAGGTGGGAATCTCTGATCAGGGGGGGGTGGATAAGAAGGCGAAGTCCCATCTGCAAAGGCGGGGGAGGGATGTTGGGATAGATGCAGTGCAGCCTCAGATCAATAAGATTAGCAGTTCAGGGGTTGGGGAGAAAGGAGCACAGGTTGTTGCTGGTTGGCCTTCTTGGCTGACTGCGGTGGCTGGCGAAGCGATCAATGGATGGGTGCCGCGAAAGGCTGACTCATTCGAGAAGTTAGATAAG ATTGGACAAGGAACTTATAGCAGTGTGTACAGAGCCCGTGATCTGgagaataataaattagttGCATTAAAGAAAGTACGGTTTGCAAATATGGATCCTGAAAGTGTTCGTTTTATGGCTAGAGAAATCATTATTCTCCGGAGGCTTGATCACCCAAATGTCATGAAGCTTGAAGGTCTAATTACTTCAAGGGTGTCTGGAAGTATATATCTGATATTTGAATACATGGAGCATGATCTCACAGGGCTTGCAGCAAAATCTGGGGTTAAGTTCACTGAGGAACAG ATTAAATGTTACATGCAGCAGCTACTCCGAGGACTTGAACATTGCCATAGTCGTGGGATTTTGCACCGGGACATCAAAGGCTCAAATCTTTTATTAGATTATAATGGCAATCTCAAGATTGGTGATTTTGGGCTGGCAACTTTCTTCCAATCTCCTCAGAAGCAGCCTTTGACAAGTCGTGTAGTAACGTTGTGGTACAGACCACCTGAGCTTTTGCTTGGTTCTACAGAATATGGAGCTTCAGTGGATTTGTGGAGCACTGGGTGCATTCTTGCTGAATTGTTTGTTGGGAAGCCTATCATGCCTGGAAGAACGGAG GTGGAGCAATTGCATAAGATCTTCAAACTTTGTGGGTCACCATCTGAAGAGTACTGGAAAAGATCAAAATTGCCGCATGCCACCATTTTCAAACCGCAACATCCTTACAAGCGATGTGTTGCTGAGACTTTCAAGGACTTCCCATCATCAGCCTTGTCCCTTTTGGAAGTACTTCTTGCAACTGAACCTGATGTCCGTGGAACAGCTACTTTGGCACTTCAAAGTGAG TTCTTCACAACAAAACCACTACCTTGTGACCCATCGAGTTTGCCCAAGTATCCACCGAGCAAGGAGTTTGATGTCAAGCTTCAACAGGACACCAG AAACAGGAAAGGAGCTGCTGGTGGTAAAGGACATGCTCACGGGACAATAAGAAAAGTTTCCAACGAATCTAAGGCTGTGCCTGCACCAGATGCCAATGCTGAGTTGCCTGCATCCATACAG AAGCGGCAAAGACAGCCTAATCCTATAAGCTGTAGTGAAAATTACAATCCTGAAGAGGAATCTGGCTCTGACTTTCCTATTGAGCCAGTGAAAGGACTAACACGAAATGGATGCTCCTATTCGGGTCAATTAAAGCAAGCCAGTAATTTAGGAACTACATGGAGTAGGATGACGAGTGAGAATGAACATTTTACAGGTCCTAGTGGGCCATTTGGCTCTCCCAGCGGAGCTGCagatttgaaaaatacaagatCTTACATCCAACCCTGTGCAGCCAGTTTTTCCAGATTTTCCAACTCAGTTGCAGATAGAGGCCGTTCACAATTAGATTGTAGCACAGAGAGTAGAGTGAATTGGAAGTGGGGCGATGACTCTGTAAAGCATGACCGGTCAACTTTGCTGGACAAGTCAAAGTCTTCTTTTAAGAAGGATGTGCAACTATCTGGAAAAGATTCTTCAGTG GGTTATACATCCAAGAAGAACCGAATCCATTTCTCTGGACCATTGATGCCACCAGGAGAAAAACTTGAGGAAATGCTGAGAGAACATGAGAGGCAAATCCAGAAAGCTGTCCGAAAAGCTCGTGTTGACAAAACCAAGACCCAGAAAACCTACAGCGATAATGTACAAACAGAGTCTCTTCTTCACAATGGGAGGGATGACAGGTGA
- the LOC123193488 gene encoding probable serine/threonine-protein kinase At1g09600 isoform X2, whose amino-acid sequence MGCICSKGSRANQYVAEKNAKELTKKSSKRLGSFKKENVTVVEPEGAGNEATTRLINEQPFVEDEVGISDQGGVDKKAKSHLQRRGRDVGIDAVQPQINKISSSGVGEKGAQVVAGWPSWLTAVAGEAINGWVPRKADSFEKLDKIGQGTYSSVYRARDLENNKLVALKKVRFANMDPESVRFMAREIIILRRLDHPNVMKLEGLITSRVSGSIYLIFEYMEHDLTGLAAKSGVKFTEEQIKCYMQQLLRGLEHCHSRGILHRDIKGSNLLLDYNGNLKIGDFGLATFFQSPQKQPLTSRVVTLWYRPPELLLGSTEYGASVDLWSTGCILAELFVGKPIMPGRTEVEQLHKIFKLCGSPSEEYWKRSKLPHATIFKPQHPYKRCVAETFKDFPSSALSLLEVLLATEPDVRGTATLALQSEFFTTKPLPCDPSSLPKYPPSKEFDVKLQQDTRKGAAGGKGHAHGTIRKVSNESKAVPAPDANAELPASIQKRQRQPNPISCSENYNPEEESGSDFPIEPVKGLTRNGCSYSGQLKQASNLGTTWSRMTSENEHFTGPSGPFGSPSGAADLKNTRSYIQPCAASFSRFSNSVADRGRSQLDCSTESRVNWKWGDDSVKHDRSTLLDKSKSSFKKDVQLSGKDSSVGYTSKKNRIHFSGPLMPPGEKLEEMLREHERQIQKAVRKARVDKTKTQKTYSDNVQTESLLHNGRDDR is encoded by the exons ATGGGCTGCATTTGCTCGAAAGGAAGTCGAGCAAACCAATATGTTGCAGAAAAAAATGCAAAGGAATTAACCAAGAAATCCTCTAAAAGATTAGGTTCGTTTAAGAAGGAGAATGTGACTGTGGTGGAGCCGGAAGGTGCCGGTAATGAAGCCACCACTCGGCTGATAAATGAACAACCATTTGTGGAGGATGAGGTGGGAATCTCTGATCAGGGGGGGGTGGATAAGAAGGCGAAGTCCCATCTGCAAAGGCGGGGGAGGGATGTTGGGATAGATGCAGTGCAGCCTCAGATCAATAAGATTAGCAGTTCAGGGGTTGGGGAGAAAGGAGCACAGGTTGTTGCTGGTTGGCCTTCTTGGCTGACTGCGGTGGCTGGCGAAGCGATCAATGGATGGGTGCCGCGAAAGGCTGACTCATTCGAGAAGTTAGATAAG ATTGGACAAGGAACTTATAGCAGTGTGTACAGAGCCCGTGATCTGgagaataataaattagttGCATTAAAGAAAGTACGGTTTGCAAATATGGATCCTGAAAGTGTTCGTTTTATGGCTAGAGAAATCATTATTCTCCGGAGGCTTGATCACCCAAATGTCATGAAGCTTGAAGGTCTAATTACTTCAAGGGTGTCTGGAAGTATATATCTGATATTTGAATACATGGAGCATGATCTCACAGGGCTTGCAGCAAAATCTGGGGTTAAGTTCACTGAGGAACAG ATTAAATGTTACATGCAGCAGCTACTCCGAGGACTTGAACATTGCCATAGTCGTGGGATTTTGCACCGGGACATCAAAGGCTCAAATCTTTTATTAGATTATAATGGCAATCTCAAGATTGGTGATTTTGGGCTGGCAACTTTCTTCCAATCTCCTCAGAAGCAGCCTTTGACAAGTCGTGTAGTAACGTTGTGGTACAGACCACCTGAGCTTTTGCTTGGTTCTACAGAATATGGAGCTTCAGTGGATTTGTGGAGCACTGGGTGCATTCTTGCTGAATTGTTTGTTGGGAAGCCTATCATGCCTGGAAGAACGGAG GTGGAGCAATTGCATAAGATCTTCAAACTTTGTGGGTCACCATCTGAAGAGTACTGGAAAAGATCAAAATTGCCGCATGCCACCATTTTCAAACCGCAACATCCTTACAAGCGATGTGTTGCTGAGACTTTCAAGGACTTCCCATCATCAGCCTTGTCCCTTTTGGAAGTACTTCTTGCAACTGAACCTGATGTCCGTGGAACAGCTACTTTGGCACTTCAAAGTGAG TTCTTCACAACAAAACCACTACCTTGTGACCCATCGAGTTTGCCCAAGTATCCACCGAGCAAGGAGTTTGATGTCAAGCTTCAACAGGACACCAG GAAAGGAGCTGCTGGTGGTAAAGGACATGCTCACGGGACAATAAGAAAAGTTTCCAACGAATCTAAGGCTGTGCCTGCACCAGATGCCAATGCTGAGTTGCCTGCATCCATACAG AAGCGGCAAAGACAGCCTAATCCTATAAGCTGTAGTGAAAATTACAATCCTGAAGAGGAATCTGGCTCTGACTTTCCTATTGAGCCAGTGAAAGGACTAACACGAAATGGATGCTCCTATTCGGGTCAATTAAAGCAAGCCAGTAATTTAGGAACTACATGGAGTAGGATGACGAGTGAGAATGAACATTTTACAGGTCCTAGTGGGCCATTTGGCTCTCCCAGCGGAGCTGCagatttgaaaaatacaagatCTTACATCCAACCCTGTGCAGCCAGTTTTTCCAGATTTTCCAACTCAGTTGCAGATAGAGGCCGTTCACAATTAGATTGTAGCACAGAGAGTAGAGTGAATTGGAAGTGGGGCGATGACTCTGTAAAGCATGACCGGTCAACTTTGCTGGACAAGTCAAAGTCTTCTTTTAAGAAGGATGTGCAACTATCTGGAAAAGATTCTTCAGTG GGTTATACATCCAAGAAGAACCGAATCCATTTCTCTGGACCATTGATGCCACCAGGAGAAAAACTTGAGGAAATGCTGAGAGAACATGAGAGGCAAATCCAGAAAGCTGTCCGAAAAGCTCGTGTTGACAAAACCAAGACCCAGAAAACCTACAGCGATAATGTACAAACAGAGTCTCTTCTTCACAATGGGAGGGATGACAGGTGA